Sequence from the Egibacter rhizosphaerae genome:
AGCCACACCAGCGGTTGGACGGCCTCGGGATACACGTCGATCGGGAAGAACGTCGCCGACAGCAGCATCATCGGCAGGATCACGACCTGCACGAGCTCCTGGTCCTGCCAGTCACGGATCCAGGTCGCCACGGTCGTGCCGAGCGCCGAGAACGCGAACCCGACCAGCATTGCCGCCGGCAGGGCAGCCAGCGCCCACCACGACGGGATCCCGCCGAGTGCCGCCGCCATCGCGAGGAAGGCCCCCGCGTACATGAGGCCGCGCAGCTGGCTCCAGGTCACCTCGCCGATGGCGATGTCGAGCGGGCGCAGCGGCGTCGCGAGCATCGCGTCGAAGGTCTTCCAGAACCGCAGCTTCACCCAGGTGTTGACCGTCGACTCGAAGACGGCCCCGTTCATGGCGCTGACCGCGAGCAGCGCGGGCGCGACGAACGCGAGGTACTCCACCGCCCGGCCGTCGGGACCCTCGACGGCCGGGACGAGCGCGCCGAGCCCCAGGCCCATCGCGAGCAGGTAGAACACCGGCTCGAAGAAGCCGGTCAGGATGACCGGCCAGAACCGGCGGTAGAACATCGCGTTGCGTTCGAGCACGAGCGGCACGTGCCGCCCGCCGCCCTCGCGCAGCTTCAGCGTGTGGACCAGCCATGCGCTCATCGGCGCAACACCCGCCCCACCACCCGAGCCGCCGCGACGCCACCGACGACGGTGAGGCCGGCCAGCACGGCGAGATGCGCGGCGGCCGGCCAGGTCGTCGGGGCCCCGAGCGCGGCCAGGCGGGCCAGCTCCGCGCCGTGCCAGAGGGGGGAGACCGCCGCGATCGGCTGCACGGCGTCCGGCAGCCGGTCGATCGGGAAGAAGGTCCCGCTGAACAGGAACAGCGGGATGATCGCGAACCGGAACAGCGTGGTCAGCGCTTCGCCGTTGCGCACGAGCGCGGTGAACGTCGCGATCGGACCCGCGAAGGCGGTCGCCACGAGCACCCCCACGGGGATCGCCACGAGTGCCCGAAGGGGCTCGATCACGCCGAAAACGACGATCACGACTCCGATGATGGCGCCGGCGAGCACGGCCCGGCAGATCACCCACCCGAGGTGGCCGAGCACGATGTCGCGCGGCCGCACGGGCGTGGCGATCGTCGCGTGGTACGTCTTCTGCCACTCGAGGCCGACCATCACGGGCCAGAGCGACTCGGCCGCGGCGAGCTGCATCGCGACCGCGACCATCAGCCCCGGCGCGAGGAACGCGAGGTAGGAGCCGCCGGGCAGCCCCGCGGCCTCGCCGGGGTCGACGACCGCGCCGACCCCGTAGCCCACCGCGAGGAGGTAGAGCAGCGGGTTGGCGGCATTGCTGACCACGACGCTGCGGAAGGTTCGGCGCGCCGCGATCGCGCGGCCCTCGAGGACGCGCAGGGCGGGAGCGAGCGTGGCGGCCACTGAAGCCCCTAGTCCACCAGGGTGCGGCCGGTCAGCCGCAGGAAGACGTCCTCGAGGCTCGCGCGGCGGGCGAAGATCCCTGCGCGGGCGAGGCCACGTTCGACGAGTGCGGCGGCCGTCTTGTCGCTGTCGCCGGTGTAGATGAGCACCCGGTCGGGCAGCACCTCGATCGTCTCGACGAGCCCGTCGAGGGCCGTCCGGTCGAGTTCGTCGCTGGGGACGTGCAGCTCGACGACCTCGCGGCCGGCGTGCACGGCGATCAGCTCGGCCGGGGTGCCCTCGGCGACGATCCGGGCGTGGTCCATGATCACGAGCCGGTCGCAGAGCTGCTCGGCCTCGTCCATGTAGTGGGTCGTGAGGATGAGCGTCGCACCGCCGCGCTTGAGCCGCCGCAGCCGGTCCCAGAGGAGGTTGCGCGCCTGTGGGTCGAGCCCGGTCGTCGGCTCGTCGAGCAGGATCAGGTCCGGACGGTTGACCAGACCCCGCGCGATGACCAGCCGCCGCTTCATGCCGCCGGACAGGTACTCCGCCTTGGCGCCGCGGCGATCGGTCAGCTCCGCGAACTCGAGCAGCTCGGTGATCCGCGGGCGCAACTCGCGGCGCGGAAGGCCGAAGTAGCGGCCGTAGATGAGCAGGTTCTCCTCGACGGTCAGCTGCGGGTCGAGGTTGTTCTCCTGCGGCACGACGCCCAGGCGCGCGCGGATCGCCTCGCCGTCGGTGTCCGGATCCTCACCGAGGACCCGCAGGTCGCCGCCGGAGCGGGGGGACATCGCGGCGACCATCCGCATCGTCGACGACTTGCCCGCGCCGTTCGGACCGAGGAAGGCGAAGGACTCCCCCCGGAACACGTCCGCGTCGATGCCGTCGACCGCGACCAGGTCGCCATACCGCTTCTCGAGGCCGCGCGCGGAGATCGCGTCGCCGCGCGCAGCCTCCCCCGTCGATCGCGGCACGAGCCCCCCTTCTCGAACCAACCCGTTCCAACAGCCCACGGCCGGCGTGCGAGCCTAGCAGTGCGCCCCCTCGCTAGGCTCGCCCTTTCGGATGAGACCCACGCTCCGAGGAGGACGGGTGCCCGAGGATCCCACGCTGCTGGGGCTTCCCCCGCTGGGCGTCGTCGCAGTGAGCGTCGTGGTGGCCTGCGCGGCGATCGTGCAGGGCACCGTCGGCATCGGGTTCGGGATCGTGCTCGTGCCGGCGCTCGCGCTGCTCGCGCCCACGGCCCTGCCGGCGACCCCGCTGCTGTTGGCGGTCGCGCTGACCGCGCTGACGGCGCGCAGGGAGCGCAGCGCGATCGATCGTGACGGCTTCCCCGCGCTGCTGGCCGGCCGCCTCGTGGGCACCGTCATCGCCGTCGTGGTGCTACTGGCCGTCACCGAAGCCCTCCTCGAGGTCCTCTTCGGGACGGTGATCCTGGGGGTGGTCGCGCTCAACGTCGCCCGCCCCCGGGTCCCGGTCACACGCACGACCCGCCTGCTGGCGGGCACCGGGTCGGGATTGTTCGCGACGACGGCGGCGATCGGGGGGCCGCCGGTGGCCCTGCTCTACCAGCATCGCCCGGGCCCCGAGGTCCGGAGCACCCTGGCCGCGCTGTTCTTCATCGGCACCCTACTGTCCCTCGCTGGTCTGTCCGTGGCCGGCCGTCTGCAACTCGACCACGCCCTGCTCGCGTTGGTCCTGCTGCCGGCGCTGCTTGCCGGTTTCGCGGTCAGTCGCCCGCTTCGGCGATGGCTCGACGGAGGGTGGCTACGACTTGCGGTGCTCGCCTTCGCCGCCATCGGCGGTGTGCTGGCGATCGCTCGCGGCCTCGGCGGTTGAGCGGGCCGCTACGAGGCCGGGCTCCGGGGGTGGCCCTTCGCGTCGGGCCCGCAGCACGTCGATCAGCGCGCCCAGCAGGAGCAGCACGCAGCACGCCTGCAACCAGATGAGTGCCGCGACGATGCTGCCGATCCCGGAGAGGGTGGGGTTCAGCGTGAGACCCCCGCCGACCACGCGCCCCACCACCGCGGAGAGCAGCAGGATCGCACCGACCGCGAACAGGGAGCCCGGCGTCACGAGGCGGCGATCGACGGGGGGAGCGTCGGGAGCGATGCGGTAGGCGGCCGCGACCGCGACGGCGGTCACCGCTCCCGCCACCGCGACCCGCACGAGGGTGCCCAGCGGGGTGGCCCACGCCGGCAGCTGTCCGGGCAACAACAACTCCTGCACGGCCTCACCCACGACGAGCAGGACGAGCAACGCGAGGAGTGCGAGCGCGCCGATCACCACCAGCACGAGCGCCGCTCCGAGACGACGCAGCCCGCGCCGCCACGGGTCCACCCCACGGATGATGGTGAGCGCCCGTCCCAGCGCGGCCGCGGCGCCGGTCGCCGCCCACAGACCGATGAGCGTGCCGAGCGCGATCGCGCCCCCGGCACCGGCGCGCGCACGATCCACCGCGTCCGCGATGGGCTGCTCCGCGATCTCCACGATCTGCGCCGGGACCACCTCGATCCGCTCGAGCACGGCGACGACGCTCGCCCCGTCCACAACGAGGACGAGGACGCTCACGCCCGCCAGCAGCGCGGGAAAGAACGCGAGCACGATCCGGAAGGCGACCGCGGACGCCAGGTGCACGAGGTCGACGTCGCGGGCGGCGCGCAGGGTCGCTCGGATCATGTCCCTCTCTCGCTTCGCGACCCGCATGGAGCGGTCATCTCACTCCGCATTGTGCAGGACTTGAGGCCCCGTCGGTCCCGACCGTGTTTTCCAGCTATCCACCATCGGCGCGCTGGAGCCGACGAACCGCCGCGGGCATGGTGCATCCGGCGCCATGCCCCGGCGGGGTGCGCATCGGGTCGGGACCGCGCAGGCCGATGCCCCCGCGCTCGCCATCATCAACGGAGAAGACCCATGCTTGCCAGGACACTGCCGGCCCCGGGAATCCGCCGGCGCGCCACGGTCACGGTGCTCGCGCTCGGCGCCGTCGGCGCGGCCGTCGCGCTCGGCGCCGAGCCGGCCACCGCCGACGACGCGGCCGATTCCGACCACGAGATCTGGGCGCTCGACCAGGGCGAGGACCTCAACCGCATCCACGTCCACGACCCCGACCTCGCCGAGGGCGACGTCATCGACTTCGAGGGCCACGAGGACGACGTCACCACCCCCCACATGATCGCGTTCGACTCGAGCCACGAGTACGCGGTCGTCGCGAGCACCGCCTCGGGCACCGTGTCGATCATCCGCACCGATGACCGTGCGGTCGTGGAGACGATCGAGACCGGCGCGGGAGCCCACATGGCCTCGTTCGCGCCGGGGGACGAGTCGATCTGGGTCGCCAACATCCACGAGGCGACCTTCAGCGAGATCACCGCCGACCTCGACGCCGAGGAGTTCGCGGTCGACCGCGAGCTGGACGTACTCGACTCCGAACCGTGGCTCGCCGAGTTCGCCGACGTCGAGGGCGGCGGCGCAGGCGCACGCGTCGACGGGTTCGACGAGATCGAGGAGATCCCCGACGACGCCGAGAGCGTCCCGACGCCGGTCTGCCACGAGTACACCGCCGACGGGCAGTACGCCTATCTCACCCTCGGGCCGGGCGCCGGCGGCCTCGTCGTGGTCGACATCGCCGCCGACGAGCCCGAGATCGTCGAGGTGTTCGAGCGCGACGACGTGAAGGCGAACTGCGGCCTCGCCCGCTCCGCGGACGGGCAGAAGATCTACGCGAACTGGGGCGACCCCGGCACCCCGATCGACGGTGACGACCCCGCTGCGGGGGTCGAGGAGGACGAGACCGGCGAGTGGTACGTCTTCGATACGAGCGACCACTCGCTGATCGCCGCCAGCGACGACGTGCGCGGCGTCGACGCCCACGGCGTCCGGCTGCACCCGGCCGGTGACGCGCTCTGGCAGGTCAACCGCGGCACCGGGGAGGGCGTCGTCGTCGACACCGACACCGACGAGATCGTCGACGAGATCGAGGACACCGGGGGTACGCCCGACATCGTGGACTTCTCGCCCGACGGGGAGCACTTCTACGTGTCCTTGCGTGGCCCGAACCCCATCTCGGGCGCGGCGCACGTCGCGTTCGGCGAGAACCCCGGGTTCTCGGTGCTCGACGGGGAAACCGGTGAACCGATCGACACGGTCCACCCCGCCGAGGAGGACGAGGACGAGTTCGAGCGCAGCGACTTCCACGGGCTGGGCGTGCGCGTCGCCGACCCGGCCACCCGGATCGCCGGCGCGGACCGTGTCGCGACCGCGGTCGCCGTTTCGCGGGACGACTTCGACGACGGCGCGGCCGACGGGGCCGTGCTCGCCCGCGCGGACGACTTCCCCGACGCGCTCACCGGCGCGCCGCTCGCTGAGTCGGTCGGCGGGCCGCTGCTGCTCAGCGCGTCGAACGAGCTGTCGGCCGAGACCGCCGACGAGCTCGAGCGCGTCCTCGACGACGCGACCGTGCGCCTGCTGGGTGGCACGGCCGCGCTCTCCGAGCAGGTCGAGGCCGACGTCGAGGCGCTCGACGTCGACGTGGAACGGCACGCCGGGGCCACGCGGTACCAGACCGCGCTCGAGGTCGCGGCCGAGCTCGACGACCCCTCGACACGGCTGATCGCCACCGGCGAGGACTTCCCCGACGCCATCGCCGCGGGTGCGGCCGCGGGACACACGGACGCCGCGGTGATCCTCACCCGCCCC
This genomic interval carries:
- a CDS encoding YihY/virulence factor BrkB family protein gives rise to the protein MIRATLRAARDVDLVHLASAVAFRIVLAFFPALLAGVSVLVLVVDGASVVAVLERIEVVPAQIVEIAEQPIADAVDRARAGAGGAIALGTLIGLWAATGAAAALGRALTIIRGVDPWRRGLRRLGAALVLVVIGALALLALLVLLVVGEAVQELLLPGQLPAWATPLGTLVRVAVAGAVTAVAVAAAYRIAPDAPPVDRRLVTPGSLFAVGAILLLSAVVGRVVGGGLTLNPTLSGIGSIVAALIWLQACCVLLLLGALIDVLRARREGPPPEPGLVAARSTAEAASDRQHTADGGEGEHRKS
- a CDS encoding cell wall-binding repeat-containing protein, coding for MLARTLPAPGIRRRATVTVLALGAVGAAVALGAEPATADDAADSDHEIWALDQGEDLNRIHVHDPDLAEGDVIDFEGHEDDVTTPHMIAFDSSHEYAVVASTASGTVSIIRTDDRAVVETIETGAGAHMASFAPGDESIWVANIHEATFSEITADLDAEEFAVDRELDVLDSEPWLAEFADVEGGGAGARVDGFDEIEEIPDDAESVPTPVCHEYTADGQYAYLTLGPGAGGLVVVDIAADEPEIVEVFERDDVKANCGLARSADGQKIYANWGDPGTPIDGDDPAAGVEEDETGEWYVFDTSDHSLIAASDDVRGVDAHGVRLHPAGDALWQVNRGTGEGVVVDTDTDEIVDEIEDTGGTPDIVDFSPDGEHFYVSLRGPNPISGAAHVAFGENPGFSVLDGETGEPIDTVHPAEEDEDEFERSDFHGLGVRVADPATRIAGADRVATAVAVSRDDFDDGAADGAVLARADDFPDALTGAPLAESVGGPLLLSASNELSAETADELERVLDDATVRLLGGTAALSEQVEADVEALDVDVERHAGATRYQTALEVAAELDDPSTRLIATGEDFPDAIAAGAAAGHTDAAVILTRPEEPPEAVQDYLVENEGEQWAIGGPAAEAHPDAEALVGETRHETALEVAEAFFDDPDFVGLARSDEFPDALAGGPNAAAAGGPVLLTPSSALQDGVGEYVCDTLDVGDTAVAYGGPAALSEDILRAGTARLHGAGCE
- a CDS encoding ABC transporter permease, yielding MAATLAPALRVLEGRAIAARRTFRSVVVSNAANPLLYLLAVGYGVGAVVDPGEAAGLPGGSYLAFLAPGLMVAVAMQLAAAESLWPVMVGLEWQKTYHATIATPVRPRDIVLGHLGWVICRAVLAGAIIGVVIVVFGVIEPLRALVAIPVGVLVATAFAGPIATFTALVRNGEALTTLFRFAIIPLFLFSGTFFPIDRLPDAVQPIAAVSPLWHGAELARLAALGAPTTWPAAAHLAVLAGLTVVGGVAAARVVGRVLRR
- a CDS encoding TSUP family transporter, coding for MPEDPTLLGLPPLGVVAVSVVVACAAIVQGTVGIGFGIVLVPALALLAPTALPATPLLLAVALTALTARRERSAIDRDGFPALLAGRLVGTVIAVVVLLAVTEALLEVLFGTVILGVVALNVARPRVPVTRTTRLLAGTGSGLFATTAAIGGPPVALLYQHRPGPEVRSTLAALFFIGTLLSLAGLSVAGRLQLDHALLALVLLPALLAGFAVSRPLRRWLDGGWLRLAVLAFAAIGGVLAIARGLGG
- a CDS encoding ABC transporter permease, producing the protein MSAWLVHTLKLREGGGRHVPLVLERNAMFYRRFWPVILTGFFEPVFYLLAMGLGLGALVPAVEGPDGRAVEYLAFVAPALLAVSAMNGAVFESTVNTWVKLRFWKTFDAMLATPLRPLDIAIGEVTWSQLRGLMYAGAFLAMAAALGGIPSWWALAALPAAMLVGFAFSALGTTVATWIRDWQDQELVQVVILPMMLLSATFFPIDVYPEAVQPLVWLSPLFHGAALLRGLTLGVLEPVLLVHAGVLVVLTLLAGVVAARRFERLLKP
- a CDS encoding ABC transporter ATP-binding protein translates to MPRSTGEAARGDAISARGLEKRYGDLVAVDGIDADVFRGESFAFLGPNGAGKSSTMRMVAAMSPRSGGDLRVLGEDPDTDGEAIRARLGVVPQENNLDPQLTVEENLLIYGRYFGLPRRELRPRITELLEFAELTDRRGAKAEYLSGGMKRRLVIARGLVNRPDLILLDEPTTGLDPQARNLLWDRLRRLKRGGATLILTTHYMDEAEQLCDRLVIMDHARIVAEGTPAELIAVHAGREVVELHVPSDELDRTALDGLVETIEVLPDRVLIYTGDSDKTAAALVERGLARAGIFARRASLEDVFLRLTGRTLVD